The Vitis vinifera cultivar Pinot Noir 40024 chromosome 7, ASM3070453v1 genomic interval AATAGGGTATTGGGTAGGTTAGAGGAGGAGGGTTCTTGTAGTGTTGATGATATTAGGCCGGTGCTTCATGCCGTCCAGCTTGAGTTGGCAAATGTGAAGACTGCCGTGGGGAGGAGAGAGGAAGCTCTTGTGAATCTCACCAAATGTTTGGAAATAAAGGAAATGACTTTGGAGAAAGATAGCAAGGAATTGGGTGCAGCATATCGGGATTTGGCTGAAGCGCACACTGCAGTTCTGAATTTTAAGGAAGCACTGCCATTTTGTTTGAAGGCGTTGGAGATACATAAGAAACAATTGGGACATAATTCAGTAGAGGTGGCACATGATAGGCGACTTCTTGGGGTTGTTTATACTGGGTTGGAAGAGCACCAGAAGGCATTGGAACAGAATGAGTTATCACAGaaggttttgaagaattggggTCTTAGTTCTGAACTACTACGTGCGGAGATTGATGCTGCAAATATGCAGATTGCATTGGGGAAGTATGATGAAGCCATAAATACTTTGAAGGGTGTTGTTCAGCGGActgataaagagagtgagaatCGAGCACTGGTTTTTATTTCTATGGCAAAAGCCTTGTGTAATCAGGAGAAGTTTGCAGActcaaagaggtgcttagagaTTGCCTGTGGAGTTCTTGATAAGAGAGAAATGGTGTCTCCTGTTGAAGTTGCTGAGGCGTACATGGAGATATCAATGCAGTATGAGACTATGAATGAATTTGAAACTGCAATTTCATTGTTGAAGAGAACTCTGGCCATGCTTGAGAAGCTCCCGCAAGAACAGCACTCAGAAGGAAGTGTTTCTGCAAGAATAGGATGGTTGCTTCTATTGACAGGTAAGGTGGCGCAGGCCATTCCCTACTTGGAGAGTGCTGCAGAAAGGTTGAAAGAGAGCTTTGGTTCAAAGCACTTTGGGGTGGGGTACATTTACAACAATTTGGGGGCAGCATATTTAGAACTTGATAGACCTCAGTCAGCTGCACAGATGTTTGCAGTTGCAAAGGACATTATGGATGTCTCACTTGGCCCTCATCATGCGGATTCAATTGAGGCATGCCAGAACCTTTCAAAAGCATATGGTGCCATGGGAAGGTATGGATGATTTGCCACagttcttttttcattttcggTTTATGATGCTAGTTCATTATCTTacaattgttgaaattatgttaGTTCTATAAATGTGTCTGTCTGTCTATTTATTAATGTGATGTTTTTATGTTGATTATAGTTGATTCCTACCCTAAGGCTACCTCTAGGGAATATAACTCACCATGGAATGAAATATGTACCTTTTATTTCATACTTGTTTATACTTCTTTAGTCACTATGTCTTTTCCTGTAACTAATGGTCTAGTATTGAAAAAAGTCCTAGGTTGCTTTCTCGCTGAACTTGTCTTTCTGTTTCATTGCATCTGAAACAGTTTTCGACTTGGATGTGCGATACATATCTGTATAACATGGTGGTTGAAGTGAAGAAACACTGGAATAATTGGGGATAGTTCTGGAATTTATTCATCTTATTGGACATCTATGTGGGTTATAATTCATTCCTATCAATGTGGTATTTCCTTAACATGAGTGGTCAACTTATCATCAAAAGTAAAACGAAAAAGGTTTTGAATGATTAAATATTTGTTAGTGTTTTAACTTCTAAAAATTCACATAGACAGTCCCAAGTGCAAGATGTCTTGTGGTAAGAGGTAGGCCAACATAAAGCTCATGCACACACATCATTAACTTGATTACGTTGTGCTTATGTACTCATAGCATTTACCCTCTCACAATTCAAAATCACTTTACTTATgagaaacaaaattcaaaattttagagGTCTATGAGCGAAGTCTCTTTGAAAGAGGTTTAAACACCACTTTCTTGgtcttaatttctaaaaaaggtgcaacaaaaaatttgaaggattttaGGCTTATTCGCTTGGTGGGGGGCCTGTACTAATTATTAACAAGGGTGTTAGCTGATAGACTCAATAAAGTGATGGGTAGAGTGGTCTTCGACTCTCAAAACATCTTCGTTGAGGGTAGACAAATTTTAGACACTGTTCTTATTGCAAATAATTTCTAGATTGAAAAGATCTTCTAACAGTGTTTTATGCAAACTTCACTAagagggcttttttttttttttttttttttttttaaaggcaaTAAAAGAGAATATATTAATAGTGCCTTAAAAAGAGCACAACAATGTACACACGATGTATACAATGTGTACCAAAAGGCAAAACAAGGACATTGAGAAGGCTTATAATCATTTAGACTAGGGATTCCTACATGTAGTTGTGGAGAAAATAGGTTTTGAATGTGGATTGGATGAATTAAGTGGTGTATCTCTACGGTTAGGTTCTCGATACTCATTATTGGTGCTCATATCAACTTCTTTCAAAGGTCAAGGAGGTTGGGGCCAAGGGGCCATTTTTTCCCCTATTTATTTGTTATGGTGGCTCTCAATTATCTTTTAAAGAAAGCTTGGGAGGAGGCTTTCTTCTCGATTTTTAAGGTGGGAAGTAGGGGCAATGTGGTGGTGGAAGTATCTAACCTATTGTTTGCTAGGATACTCCCATTTTTTGTGAGACATGCAAAGATCAAATGTTCATCTTAGTTGAATTTTAATATGGTTTGAGGCAATTTATGGGTTGAGAATTAAACTGGAAAAGAGTGATTTAATTCCACTAGCAGGTGTTACTATTGAAGAGGAATTGGTAGTTGCATTAGCGGATAGAGTAGGGGTGCTCCTTTCTACTTATCTAGGTCTCCTTTTGGGAGCTTCCTACAAATCTGTTCTTTTTCCACAAGGCTCTTCTTGGAAAGTGGTATTAGAGGTTTGCATTGGAGAGGGACCTTTTATGGAAGCAGGTTATCATTGGGAAACTTGGGGAAGAAGGGGGGATGATGTTCTCTTAAGGCAAGGAAGGGGAATGATGAAGGATTGTAGAAGGCAGTAAATTAAAGACATTGAGATTTcaaaagtaaaatttattttattgtgagCAACTACATGGTGTGGCGATTCATCTTTGATTGTTTCTTTCCCTTCATTGTATGCTATATCTTAAACAATGCTTGGGTAGCAAATGCATGGGAGCACGTTGACAAGGAAGGGGACTAGCATTGTATTCCTTGCTTCTCAAGAGAACTCTATAATTGGGAGTTAGATGGTGTTGAAGTGTTTCTTTTGAGATTGCAATGAAAATGGAAATCAATAAAGAGGGATGATGAAGATGGGATGGATTGGATAGTTTAATGagcagaaatttttttaattaattctattattCTTATTTGGAGCATAAGAGATCAAAGCCTTTTTGGTGGATGTTATTTGGAATCAATGGGTTCCAACAAAAGTGAGCTTTTTCGCTTGGGAAGTAGGTTGGAAAGGAATTTTGACAATGGATTGGTTAAACAGGAGAGGATGGACTTTGGTGAGTATATGTTTTATGTGCAAAGATGAGGATGAATCTATGGAGCACATCCTCCTTCATTTTGCTGGAGCAAAAATCCTATGGAAGCTGGTCTTCTTGTTTGGAATGTGGTATAGATGCTAAATTCTTCGGTAAAAACAACCCTTTTAAGTTGGCATAGATCCTTCATTAGTAAGTAGCGGAAGAAAGCATGGAAAGTTGCTTCTTTGCGTTTATTTTGGATtatttggaaagagagaaattgaaggTCTTTTAACAATGTAGAGCCTTTAGATCAAGAACTTAAAACCCTTTTTATGAGTAAATATTTTGAAGTGGTTTAAAGGGGGTTTTGAGGAGGTGTCCATGTCTATGGtacattttgttgattggtAAGGTTACAAGTAAGGGGAAGGAGTATTTTTTGCTTCTCTCTTCTTGTTCTTTGCCTTTTGGTGTCCCTATATACGTCTTATGTATTTCTGTGTGCCCATTTGCTaggtgtttttaatatatttctttgttttccttaAAAAGAGAAAGTAGATGAGGATCTTAGGCATTGttccataaaaaacaaaagataatacAAGAGAAGTTTCTCATCAAAATGGAAATACAATGAAAGTTGATTTTTGGTTACATTTACAAGTTTTTTAGCTAGATATTATTTTGTTGGTGAGAATGGTCGGTTCTTAGCATGGTGCTGAGTTCAcagtaaaaaatttgaatttgtgcCAGGAGATCTTCTTGTTCTCCCCACCTTTGGATAAATGTCACTGTCTGTCACCAAAGGACTTTCACAACAGATGACTGATGAGGCCCTTCAGTTTCTTGATGCATTTATACTATGCTGAGAAATTGGAAGGACCAGGACCATGTCTGACTAGTGTTCTTATTTCCATATTTAATGCAGTATCTTCCTCAGGAATGTTACATAATTTGCACTTATTTTCCATGTTCTTCCCATGGCATGTGGCTGGTTGCTATAAGATTCTTGCTCCTTGTACATCCACATGAAGGGCTAATCTTAGGAATGATCATGAGGCATTCCATGTTAGAGAAAGGAAATCTTGAATAGAATGGAATTCTTGAATAGCCAATTTTATGAAGCTGCTTGTGGAagtaaataacaaataattacCTATGATGACCAGttcttttgaagatttgaattgaACAGGATTTTATCTACTTTGCCCTTACATTGTTAGTTTAGTTTCCACTTGATCCTGACCCAATTGTTTCCTCAGTGACATGGTTTTGAGTATGGATTTTCATGGATTTTCCTTACTTTGCAATTTAGGGAAAATTGGTGCAGGAAAACTATCGGATCCTCAAAAACCAAGCTCATGTTAGGCAACAGGCGATAACATGGCTTCTCCTGACCTTCCTTTTGGGACTTCTTTGTTATGTTGTATTTTGTATGTATTGAAACTTCTTGCCTTGCTGACTGCTGGTTTGTTAAATAGTCTTTCTTGGAGTTGCTTATAATGGCAGCTCTTAGATTAAATTGTCGATTAGCAGGATCTCATTGATCCTAGCTTCCTAGCTGTAGAAAGCCACTTTGGATGGTGTTGGAAATCTCGAGTGGGTCTCACCAGGATTTTCTGGTGTTAAATATTTACAGGTAGAATGATTCACTAGGAGTGAACTTTGATGGCTGACTGTTCAGAACCACCACATTCTGTGTTCACCCATAGGGCCTAATCTGTAAGGGTGTAAAGCCTCTGCAGTGACCACTAACCTTTCCATCTTGCTGAGTTCCCCCCATGAGGTGGGAAACTTTACTTCTAATTGAATAACTAAGTCGTTTTTAATTTGGCTTGTGTTCACAAATGTATGGGGGTGGTCCTAGAGGTGTGTTGGTTGGTTTTGAGATTCTAGCTACTCATGAGATAAAATGGTCTTTCTTATGATTGACATTCATCACTTCATGTTTAAGAGGATTTTGGAATAATTTATTTGGGCCAAGTTGTTTATACATCATGGAATTGCTTTCTTTGTGGGTTTCTGCTTCAACTAGTTGCTCAACTCTGCTTctttcttgtatttttattcattacCTTTCCAAATCCTGCCTTTTATCCTTGCTACAAAATTTGGAATATTGTGTTGCTAAGTAGATTAGCATTCCTAGACAGCCTAAAAATGGTTGCTCGAGGAAATTCTCCAACTTAATGTTAATCTGGGCAGAGAACTTGAACTAGAATTATATATCTGAAGTACTTAAATGAAGCCACATGCTGAGCTGTGTGAGTGCATCTTAGTTCTTTATGTGGGTTGTCACCATTCAATCaattaaaccaaataaaatatgtGATTTTGCTGTTGTGGGTAGAAATGTGTAACctgaaattttattgttttcattgtATAGCTATGTGCTTGCAATTGAGTTCCAGCAGCGAGTGATTGATGCATGGGAAGGCCATGGGCCGAGTGCTTATGAAGAACTCAGAGAAGCCCAAAGGATTCTCACAGAACTAAAGAAGAAAGCTCGTGGTGCAACCTCAAATGAGCTTATTACAAAGGCCTTGCCTTTGCCCCACTCTACTGGGTCTGCCCCAACCAGAAATTTGCCATCTGATGTTCCAGTTGATGAAAAGCGATCGAATGTAATTTAGCATACTCTTTTTATGAACTGACCTACTGCATAGTGAAGCACATTGATGCAAAATTGAGTTTTCTCCTGGCTACGGCATAGATTATCGGTTTGGTTATTTTGGTATCTTTGTAATACATATAATAATGTAGCTACTGGCTTAGCATCCATGAAGGTGCCTAAGCAGATACCCATGAATTTTGCTATTCTTTGATATCCATTTTGGGGAAACCTTAACAACTTCTTTACCAGGTGTTGACTTGTTTTCATCCTCATCAGACTCACCTTATCCTACACTCTTGCTGTTTGCTCAGGTTATCAGAGAAACAATTTTGTGGCATTCCAATCATATGACAACCTAATTTAAACTGTACTTGGGGGATCGATATTTTGAGTAATTTACAAGAACCTTAAGAGTGTgggaattttattttgttataatgAAGTGAAGACCATATTTCACTTGGAATTTTTTATGATGCTCCATTGACCTGAATCAAATCCTGAGGTGGGCTCTGTTTGATATCATATTGCCTTTTTTTCCCACCTTCTGGTATGCTTCATCTAATGGTTATTTTCTGTCCTTGTACACCCTGTCTTCAGCTTATATGAAGGTATATGAGCCAGGATGCTCTGTACTCATCCaccaccaaaaaaagaaaaaaaaaaatgaggttcCTCTTATATTTTCAGGTCAGTAAAAACCTTGCAAGTTTTGATGCTGATATGTATGAGATTTTTCCTCCTCAAGGGCTCAATCTCCCCAAATGGACTCTAGGTCTTTAATTATACATGATTCTTGTTATATGAAATTTTGGgtttatttggtaattgttttcgaaaatagttttctgtttttttttaaataaaataaaaaaataaagaaaaaaaaaatacatcagaaaataagatattttcaaaaaaaaaaatttaattgttttaaaaaataattatacaaatataaagaataattaaaatgaaacattacatataaaagtattttaaaacatatttaaaatatgaaaaatagaataaaagcattttaggttttgaaacaaacttttgttttataaaacattaaaattatttaaaaaaatctatttttaaaaactgtttttcaaaattatttaaaaaaaaaaaaaaacacttcacaAGAGCCTTAGTAGACCCTTTCTCCGTTTCTCAAAGTTTTGGATACAGAATCCTATAGTGAAGGAACAAAGCTGGTTATTTCTGGCAAGAAACAATGAAAATGGCAAACCAGAATCATGTGTTTGGGCCTTCATCTACGCCAAAATAATTGCACCAAAGACAAGAATGATGGTGATGGCTCCAAAAGAGACTTCTCTCTGATGCTTTCACTATGGTCACTCGATTGTTTGGAAAGATGGGGTCCCTCTAACCTTTGCTTCCATTTCACTCCTCTCTCTGGCATTCTACACATAAAGGGAGAATAAGAAAGCACAATCATTTTCATTCATGAAGAGGAAGAAACTCAAACCAGAATAAAGAGTCTTTTCCAGCACTAGTGGGTTAAGCAATGATTCTCATTTCCATGCCTACATTTCAGCAAGAACTCAATTCTACTAACCACCCTTATCACACTATCTATGATATCATCCACAATTACTTTACACTCATAAAATTCTCTTTATGAAACTATTCCATCTTCTCCAACTCAAAACCAGATATCAAACAGGgaaaaaaacaattaacaaattaagaaaaaaaaaaaaaaaaaaaaggtggggggGAAAGAAACCTCAAACTCTATACTAAGAATTCAATAGGAAGAACTGCATTTCTGGATCCTCGGCCATGTCCAAAGGAAAAGAATGACCTTCTGACTCTGCTATCACATTCTTGACTAGTACTAACCTCACTGAGAGGCCTATTTTTATTCCTTATGATCTCCTGAACGGTCATATAAAGCTGGGGATCTGCCGCAGAGTCCATTGAGAAAGATCTCCTGATGGGTTGGATTAAGAACtgatcatctttttctcttaCATCAATGCACTCATCTCCCATACTTGAAACATAATGAAACTTTCTTGATTTTTTGTTCTCTAGCTTCTGCTGCAACTTTGTTGGGGAGGGGCCTCTAGATTGCACCAACAGTTCTCTTGAATCAGCTCTTTCTTGTTGTCTTGGTGGTAGTATGACGCCTCTGTCGTCTCCTCCCCCCAATTCTATGAccacaaaatcatcatcaccGCCCATGAGAGCCTCACTGAATGGCCGTGGATCTTGGGGTGAAGAGCTTGGGGCAATGATCGGATCATTTCTGTACCGGGTTGTTCCTGAAATGCTTGATCTGCATAAGGGACAATTAGCATTGCTTTGTAGCCATATATCAATGCAATCCAAGTGGAATGCATGGCTGCAGTTGGGAAGAACTCTTATCATATCATGTTCTTGAAACTCGTTCAAACAGACCACACATCCATGGAAGCTTCCCTCTTCACTCTGTCCTCTTCTGAACAGAAAAGTTGGGATTTGGTGAATCAAGGATTCATCCAGCCCACGATTCAGAAACGTAGGTGAATAGTCCATCAGTGGATCTTCCTGCTGTCGAGATTGAGAGGTAGAAAACCGTCTGAGCAGTTCAATATGGTGCCAGCTCAAGCAGCACTTGATCACGAAGATGTAGTAACTAACTAGTAAGAAAGCCGTGGCCATAATGCTTAGCACAGCAATGGCTAAGATAGGGAAAGCAGTGTCTGAAGCAGGGGAGGAGGGTTGATAGATTGGGTTTTCATGGGTTTTGATGTAAACAAGAGCTTCGGATCCATGGTTGGAAAAATGCATGTGGAATCGATCCATAAGAGCTGGGTCTGGAGAAACTTATGAGGAAAATGAGTATTTTGAAGTAGTGATGCAGAAGATATACATGATTTTGACTGATAAGGTCTtgaagaggagagagagagagagagagagattataAGAGAACCCCCAAGTGGGATACCATATTGTCTTGAGAAATAGAGATTATGAGAAAGAGAGTTTATAAGAAAACCCCAAGTGGTGTGCCATATTGTCCTAAGTACTAGAAAGTCAAAGGATTAAAGAAAGGGCTTGCACTGAGTGAGAAGGAAACTTTTGAGAGACACATGTGACTGTGTGAAGATGCAGCAGAGTTATGGAGATGAAGTTAAAGTTGGACAAAAGCCCAATCTGACTTGTGTAATTCCCATTATGGAGATGATCTCTTTCAAGACTGAAAATTTGTTTCCTAATTGAGTAATTAATGAAAATGGAGAGACTGAAGAAGCAGTTTCCCTTGCATTATGCCAGTGTAGTATGACAGGAGCCCACCATTCCTCTGTTTTAGCATTGTGTAGATGACTTAAACATCTTGTTTCACATGATAATAACCACACTTTATGCTTCACTATAGCTGCCTAAACCTCTTCAATTGTCATTAGCTTGTCATTAATTTAAGCCACCTCCAAAGGATATTCATCTCAGCTCTCTCCCTCAGTTTTCATTTGCTGGAAATGGGGCAGCTCCTATGGAGAGACTGACTTGATAATCAGTATCTGAATTGAAGATCAGGGAAAACAGATAAATATGAGTTCTGTTTGTGCCTAACTCTCTGAAGCTGCATCCTAGTCCTTAACTGTCTGTTGCTCTAAATGTCTTTTCGTTTCTAGCGTTTCCAGGCCATGAATGATTCTCAATGTTAGTTAACACATAAATTCAAATTCCTTGGTTGTTCTTTTCTGTTAATATTTAGCTGGAGGACTTGGTAGAAGTCAAAGATTTTGAAAGGGaatatatactttatttttcttctgttAATATCTAGCTCGAGGACCTAGTAAAAGTATAAGGTTTGGAAAGggtatataatttcatttttctctagTATCAGAAGAAAATAGTGAAGCATAAAGTTGTGAAATGGaatatacaatatttttctGCGGAACTGGAAGCACTTATAAATCTGTGTTGTCCATGATCCATACCAGTGTATTCCTTAAAAGATTGGCATTAAGAAGATGGAAGCACTTGTTTCAAGCTGGTCTACTAATGCTCAATCCTTGcctgaaaattatgtttttccACCAAGACAGACCTGGGAAGCTCATTGTGCCTCCTTGCAAAAGTATTGCTCTGATTGATCTTGGGAAAGCAGAGAGCTCTGATCGAGCTGAAACAATTCAGAAAATTTTGGAAGCTAGCCAGGAATATGGACTCTTTCAGATTCACATATCTAATATTCTTTAACGCTTAACTTTTTTGTTTAAGTATCCATTATGTACAATTTTTGTTcaagaaaatgatatatatgCTATGAAAGAATGGTTACGGTTTTATTCAAATACTGTAAACAGGTGATCAACCATGGGGTTTCAGATAATCTAATAGATGACAGCATGAGCATATTCAAGGAGTTCTTCAACCTGCCAGCTGAGGACAAGGCAAGCCTTTACTCCACTGACCTCAACAAAAGTTGCAGGCTCTACACAAGCAATTTCACCTATGAGACTGAAGAGGTGCACTTTTGGAGCGATATTCTAAGACACCCTTGTCATCCTCTACAAGACCAAGTGCAGATTTGGCCTGAAAAGCCTACTAGATATCGGTAAAGTTAGCAACCCACCCCAATACTGCCATCAATGTAATTGTGCTTAGAACTAAACCATGATCCATGATTGCCCTTCAAACTGCAGAGAAATTGTTGGGGCTTATTCAGTTGAACTAAGGAAGTTGAGCTTGAAGATTTTGGATCTGATATGTGAAGGACTAGGACTGGAACAGGGCTAACTTAGCAAAGGCCAGATGCTGTCAGTGAATCATTATCCGCGGTGCCCAGATCCAAGCTTGACCCTGGGATTACCTAAACACTGTGACCCTAACCTCAAAACCGTTGTGCTTCAAGGGGATGTGGGTGGGCTTCAAGTCTATAAAGATGGGCATTGGGCAATGGCTGGGTGTCGAGCCTCTTCCACACGCTTTTGTTGTTAACATTGGCTACCAGTTACAGGTCTAATCTCCCGTCTCTTGCATATATTTCATGATGCTTGATGTAGTTTAGCATTACAAACTGAGTTAAATTTGGGTGTAGATTATCAGTAATGGGAAGCTGAGAGGCGCTGAGCACCGGGTGATGACAAATCCAAGAGAAGCACGGACGACTTCTGCCACCTTCATAAATCCTTCTCCTGACTGTGTCATCCACCCCGCAGAAGCTCTGGTCAATTCAAGCAATCCCCCGCTCTACAAGGCCTTTAAATACGTTGACTTTTTTGGCACCTACACAGCCGCTACAGGTGACCCTGAAACTGTCCTCAACCCTCACAAGCTCCAAGCTTAATTTATGGTGCCGCATCCAAACATACGGTTTCTTTGAAGGGACTATTCATGTATGTAGTCCTGGAGATCAAATGATGCCTATTCCTCACTAATAATCTCTTCAGGCTTTGGACGTAGATCTGTCTGCTGGCGCCTGGCAATTTTCTTCAAGGGTTTTGTGGTCATAAAGCATGGATTAAGGcgccataaataaataaaaaatgtataatttttcttttattccaaTGATCTATTGGGGTGAAACCTTGGTGGGTTGACCTAATCCCATCCAATCCAACATTGAGATGACTTTGAatgaatcatttttataaataaataaatatttactaaattttaaataattgaacaatttctaaaCATCacatataaatttcatatttttcatagcaaatattagaatttaatacaattcttattttaaataaattttaaattttaaaaaaacaataacatttttttattttaaaaattaaata includes:
- the LOC100242856 gene encoding RING-H2 finger protein ATL16, translating into MDRFHMHFSNHGSEALVYIKTHENPIYQPSSPASDTAFPILAIAVLSIMATAFLLVSYYIFVIKCCLSWHHIELLRRFSTSQSRQQEDPLMDYSPTFLNRGLDESLIHQIPTFLFRRGQSEEGSFHGCVVCLNEFQEHDMIRVLPNCSHAFHLDCIDIWLQSNANCPLCRSSISGTTRYRNDPIIAPSSSPQDPRPFSEALMGGDDDFVVIELGGGDDRGVILPPRQQERADSRELLVQSRGPSPTKLQQKLENKKSRKFHYVSSMGDECIDVREKDDQFLIQPIRRSFSMDSAADPQLYMTVQEIIRNKNRPLSEVSTSQECDSRVRRSFFSFGHGRGSRNAVLPIEFLV
- the LOC100247992 gene encoding protein KINESIN LIGHT CHAIN-RELATED 1; protein product: MRRASSKLVSHLSYYRNLTPLLSRNYIPELSPSISANDHVSSLSSSSSNHIRPCKKASGLLLSKAKSDPFQTNSSRNLNTQSETPPQISSRQRKIKERSQLEETFESATSTESMLKAFQEMESSFDEKELGLASLKLGLKMDQEGEDPEKTLAFANRALKALDKNDKPSLLVAMALQLMGSANYSLKRFNDSLGYLNRANRVLGRLEEEGSCSVDDIRPVLHAVQLELANVKTAVGRREEALVNLTKCLEIKEMTLEKDSKELGAAYRDLAEAHTAVLNFKEALPFCLKALEIHKKQLGHNSVEVAHDRRLLGVVYTGLEEHQKALEQNELSQKVLKNWGLSSELLRAEIDAANMQIALGKYDEAINTLKGVVQRTDKESENRALVFISMAKALCNQEKFADSKRCLEIACGVLDKREMVSPVEVAEAYMEISMQYETMNEFETAISLLKRTLAMLEKLPQEQHSEGSVSARIGWLLLLTGKVAQAIPYLESAAERLKESFGSKHFGVGYIYNNLGAAYLELDRPQSAAQMFAVAKDIMDVSLGPHHADSIEACQNLSKAYGAMGSYVLAIEFQQRVIDAWEGHGPSAYEELREAQRILTELKKKARGATSNELITKALPLPHSTGSAPTRNLPSDVPVDEKRSNVI